The Juglans microcarpa x Juglans regia isolate MS1-56 chromosome 8S, Jm3101_v1.0, whole genome shotgun sequence genome has a window encoding:
- the LOC121244600 gene encoding UPF0481 protein At3g47200-like, with protein MDMISISHQGESSRSNYQKPIWEFTKEELHFRINEQVTKYSEEAKKLKEKAYLGSTSCIYRVLPRHKKINGNSLYEPDMVSIGPYYYNLRNEKFKMAEDCKRKCFGSMLVKAASDYIQVDIYESCLERISELEEDIRNCYSEEFEVAGIEFLEMMIVDACFIIEIIDMFGPRKEVDSSESLAALSWMVPYFYRDFLLLENQIPLFVLEEIYAITRKIFPVMSCRSHLIYAALEFFKNGMKRFDLDIFDFTLMNVRETNDDDQCPPPLHLLDLVRSSLMPFYKQQGPEFPTETTFIHCVSKLRLAGIKVSPVKAHSFLEVKFKKGVIEMPNIAINDLMRCLLLNCVAFEQCHKRSKKYFTVYATFLDCLVNTSEDIEYLRERNVIDNYFGDDSEAADFINRAGKDLVLNADKGFYLGKLFKDVDKHYQNRWEWKWASFKGEYFDKPWLLLSAAGGILLVLATSFQAVMAFLTYKYKNC; from the coding sequence ATGGACATGATAAGCATCTCTCACCAAGGAGAATCCAGTCGCTCCAATTACCAGAAGCCGATATGGGAGTTCACGAAGGAGGAACTCCACTTCAGGATCAACGAGCAGGTAACGAAATATTCCGAAGAAGccaaaaagttgaaagaaaaagCCTACCTTGGAAGCACTAGCTGCATCTACAGAGTCCTCCCGAGGCATAAGAAAATCAATGGTAACTCGTTATACGAGCCCGACATGGTCTCCATCGGGCCCTACTACTACAACCTCCGTAATGAAAAGTTCAAGATGGCCGAAGATTGCAAGAGGAAGTGCTTCGGCTCCATGCTGGTTAAGGCAGCAAGTGACTACATCCAAGTTGACATCTATGAGAGCTGCTTGGAAAGAATAAGCGAACTTGAAGAGGACATCAGAAATTGTTATTCTGAAGAGTTCGAAGTCGCCGGTATTGAATTTCTCGAAATGATGATTGTTGATGCTTGTTTtataatagaaatcattgataTGTTTGGACCGAGGAAAGAAGTGGACTCCAGCGAATCTCTTGCAGCCTTGTCGTGGATGGTACCGTATTTCTACAGGGACTTTCTCCTGCTTGAGAATCAGATCCCTTTATTCGTTCTGGAAGAGATATATGCGATTACCCGTAAAATATTTCCTGTCATGAGCTGTAGATCCCATCTAATATATGCTGCTTTGGAATTCTTTAAGAACGGAATGAAAAGATTCGATTTAGACATTTTCGATTTCACTTTAATGAACGTGAGGGAAACgaatgatgatgatcagtgCCCGCCGCCCTTGCATTTGCTGGACTTGGTTCGGAGTAGTTTAATGCCATTCTATAAGCAACAGGGACCAGAATTCCCTACAGAGACTACATTCATTCACTGCGTCTCGAAGCTCCGGCTAGCGGGGATTAAGGTCAGTCCAGTCAAAGCGCACAGCTTCCTAGAAGTGAAATTCAAGAAAGGTGTGATTGAGATGCCAAACATAGCCATCAACGACTTGATGAGATGTCTGTTGCTGAACTGTGTGGCATTCGAGCAGTGCCACAAGAGAAGCAAGAAGTACTTCACAGTTTACGCTACTTTTTTGGACTGCCTGGTGAACACCAGCGAGGACATTGAGTACCTTCGCGAGCGCAATGTCATTGACAATTACTTTGGGGACGACTCCGAGGCTGCGGACTTCATCAACCGTGCGGGCAAGGATTTGGTACTCAATGCTGATAAAGGCTTCTATTTGGGGAAATTGTTCAAGGATGTGGACAAGCATTATCAGAATAGGTGGGAGTGGAAGTGGGCGAGCTTCAAGGGGGAGTATTTTGACAAGCCATGGTTGCTTCTGTCGGCAGCGGGTGGGATTTTGCTCGTACTGGCTACGTCATTCCAGGCCGTAATGGCCTTCTTAACTTACAAGTATAAAAATTGCTAG